A stretch of the Candidatus Zixiibacteriota bacterium genome encodes the following:
- a CDS encoding class I SAM-dependent methyltransferase gives MTAQEPWYEREDFWEWTAPFMFGEERFERAASSVGELTAFLRLASPAPVLDLCAGPGRFAVPLAAAGYSVTAVDRSRAFLATLTARARGRSLDIETVCCDMREFRREGAFEAVLNMYTSFGYFEDPEDDRRVLENVFSSLRPGGRLVMELHGRESLIRAFRRRDWEEAHGITIIEERSFVDHFTRLHNRWIVLRGSERREFEFDLRIYGASELCALLRSVGFASAEAYADFQGAPYDIAAGRLVALAAK, from the coding sequence ATGACCGCACAAGAACCCTGGTACGAGCGCGAGGATTTCTGGGAGTGGACGGCGCCGTTCATGTTCGGCGAGGAGCGTTTTGAGCGCGCCGCGTCATCGGTCGGCGAGCTGACGGCGTTTTTGCGGCTGGCGTCGCCGGCCCCGGTGTTGGACCTGTGCGCCGGGCCGGGGCGGTTTGCCGTTCCGCTGGCGGCGGCGGGCTATTCCGTCACCGCCGTCGACCGCAGCCGGGCGTTCCTCGCCACCCTCACCGCCCGCGCGCGCGGGCGCAGTCTCGATATCGAGACCGTCTGCTGTGACATGCGCGAGTTCCGGCGCGAGGGAGCGTTCGAGGCAGTCCTCAATATGTACACCTCGTTCGGATATTTCGAGGACCCTGAGGACGACCGGAGGGTGCTGGAGAACGTCTTCAGCTCGCTGCGGCCCGGCGGGCGTCTCGTTATGGAACTCCACGGGCGGGAAAGCTTGATCCGGGCGTTCCGGCGGCGCGACTGGGAGGAGGCGCACGGGATCACCATAATCGAGGAGCGGTCGTTCGTGGATCACTTCACGCGCCTGCACAACCGCTGGATCGTCCTGCGGGGGAGCGAGCGGCGGGAATTTGAATTCGATCTGCGGATCTACGGAGCCTCCGAGCTGTGCGCCCTCCTGCGCTCGGTGGGATTCGCGTCGGCCGAGGCGTACGCCGACTTCCAGGGCGCGCCGTACGACATCGCGGCCGGACGACTCGTTGCCCTCGCCGCTAAGTGA
- the glgA gene encoding glycogen synthase GlgA gives MKVCLVGPEMVPFAKTGGLGDVVGALPKALGRLGHDVTVFMPLYRELDFGVHRVHAVDLAVSVPVAGSVQTVSLRAVRQKKHNVEIYFIGNRQYFDRDGFYVDPATGKDHADNDERFIFFNRAVLEVLKALNLRPHVINVNDWQTALIPVYLRTLGAADPFFAGVKTVLTIHNLAYQGSFPRERFARLELPGALFAPAAGPFEFYGQVNFLKAGITFADKITTVSKQYAREIQTAEFGAGLEGVLAGRAADLVGIQNGVDYTVWSPSRDKKIHYTYHLANLSGKRMNKVELLNRAGLPIRDSAPLIGIISRLVDQKGFDLIAEAADRIFAMNLQMIILGTGETRYHDFLTRLQAAYRDKVRAYLMFDDTLAHQIEAAADIFLMPSRFEPSGLNQLYSLKYGTVPIVRRVGGLADTVTDYDPATGEGTGFVFDDYTAEALTGAIARAVLLFERKRVWTKVMKRGMAEDYSWQHTAEEYARLYRDLVS, from the coding sequence ATGAAGGTCTGTTTGGTGGGACCGGAGATGGTTCCGTTCGCGAAGACGGGAGGACTTGGCGACGTGGTGGGGGCGCTGCCCAAAGCCCTCGGGCGCCTCGGCCACGACGTCACCGTCTTCATGCCGCTCTACCGCGAGCTCGACTTCGGCGTCCACCGCGTCCACGCGGTCGACCTCGCTGTGTCCGTTCCCGTGGCCGGGTCCGTGCAAACCGTCTCGCTCCGCGCCGTGCGCCAGAAAAAGCACAACGTCGAAATCTACTTCATCGGCAACCGCCAGTATTTCGACCGCGACGGGTTCTACGTCGATCCCGCGACCGGCAAGGACCACGCCGACAACGACGAACGCTTCATCTTCTTCAATCGCGCCGTGCTCGAAGTGCTCAAAGCGCTCAACCTCCGGCCCCACGTGATCAACGTCAATGACTGGCAGACGGCACTCATCCCGGTCTACCTGAGGACCCTCGGCGCGGCCGACCCGTTTTTCGCCGGCGTCAAGACCGTCCTCACCATTCACAACCTCGCCTACCAGGGGAGCTTCCCCCGGGAGCGGTTTGCCAGGCTGGAGCTGCCCGGGGCGCTCTTCGCCCCGGCGGCGGGGCCGTTCGAATTCTACGGCCAGGTCAATTTCCTCAAAGCCGGTATCACCTTCGCCGACAAGATCACGACCGTCTCGAAGCAGTACGCCCGGGAGATCCAGACCGCCGAATTCGGCGCCGGTCTCGAAGGGGTGCTGGCCGGGCGGGCCGCCGACCTCGTGGGCATTCAAAACGGCGTCGACTACACCGTCTGGTCCCCCTCGCGCGACAAGAAAATCCACTACACCTATCACCTGGCCAACCTCTCCGGCAAGCGGATGAACAAGGTCGAGCTGCTCAACCGGGCGGGGTTGCCGATCCGCGACAGCGCGCCGCTCATCGGCATCATCTCGCGCCTGGTCGACCAGAAGGGATTCGATCTCATCGCCGAGGCGGCCGACCGGATCTTCGCCATGAACCTGCAGATGATTATCCTGGGGACGGGTGAAACCCGCTACCACGATTTTCTCACCCGTTTGCAGGCGGCCTACCGCGACAAGGTCCGGGCGTACCTCATGTTCGACGACACCCTCGCCCACCAGATCGAGGCCGCGGCCGACATCTTCCTCATGCCCTCGCGGTTCGAGCCGAGCGGCCTGAACCAGTTGTATTCGCTCAAGTACGGAACGGTCCCGATCGTGCGGCGGGTGGGCGGCCTGGCCGATACGGTGACCGATTACGACCCGGCGACCGGCGAGGGGACCGGCTTTGTGTTCGACGACTACACCGCCGAGGCGCTCACGGGGGCCATCGCCCGCGCCGTGTTGCTGTTCGAACGCAAGCGCGTCTGGACCAAAGTGATGAAACGCGGCATGGCCGAGGATTACTCGTGGCAACACACGGCCGAGGAGTACGCCCGGCTCTATCGAGACCTGGTCTCGTGA
- a CDS encoding secondary thiamine-phosphate synthase enzyme YjbQ, with the protein MKHYREFLEFNTSRRREYINITASIEQALQRSAIREGLILVSAMHITASVYINDAEPGLIQDIDAWLDKLAPHRDDYRYHRTGEDNADAHLKNLLLHHQVLLPVSDGRIDLGPWQQVYYAEFDGRRRKRVIVKIIGE; encoded by the coding sequence ATGAAGCACTACCGCGAATTCCTTGAGTTCAACACCTCCCGCCGACGGGAGTACATCAATATTACGGCAAGCATCGAGCAGGCTCTGCAGCGCAGCGCCATCCGGGAGGGCTTGATCCTGGTCTCGGCCATGCACATCACCGCGTCGGTTTACATCAACGACGCCGAGCCGGGGCTGATCCAGGATATCGACGCCTGGCTGGACAAGCTGGCGCCGCACCGCGACGATTACCGCTACCACCGCACCGGCGAAGACAACGCCGACGCGCATCTGAAGAACCTGTTGCTGCACCACCAAGTCTTACTGCCGGTCAGCGACGGCCGCATTGACCTCGGGCCGTGGCAACAGGTGTACTACGCCGAATTCGACGGTCGCCGGCGCAAGCGCGTCATCGTCAAAATCATCGGCGAGTAG
- a CDS encoding cysteine synthase family protein has product MRTVEHILDLVGHTPLVRLRTGMTDPGPRAYVKLEFFNPTGSVKDRMAYYIITKALRDGRLKPGDTVIDNTSGNTGSAVAMVCSVLGLRAVLTTPVKTSQEKIDLIKSFGAEVIVTRETEDHADPEGAYMVARRLAREHGYFDLDQYNSQENVEAHYRLTGPEIWDDTEGRLTHFVAGIGTGGTFSGVARFLKEKNPAIKAIAVDPEGSVFAAYIRSGRTTTPAAYKIEGIGSDVITEALHPQYIDEVITVSDRDAFQRARLIARTEGISGGGSSGAVAVAIEQVARRARPEDIIVGIFADAGIRYLSKCYNDSWMHQHGFLPAGIPEKT; this is encoded by the coding sequence ATGAGGACAGTAGAACACATTCTCGACCTGGTGGGCCACACCCCGCTGGTGCGGCTGCGGACCGGAATGACCGATCCCGGACCGCGGGCGTACGTGAAGCTCGAGTTCTTCAACCCGACCGGCTCGGTGAAAGACCGCATGGCCTACTACATCATCACCAAGGCGCTGCGGGACGGCCGGCTGAAACCGGGCGACACCGTGATCGACAATACCTCCGGCAACACCGGCTCGGCGGTGGCGATGGTCTGCTCCGTGCTCGGACTGCGGGCCGTGCTGACGACGCCGGTGAAGACGAGCCAGGAGAAGATTGACCTGATCAAGTCGTTCGGCGCTGAGGTGATCGTGACGCGGGAGACGGAGGATCACGCCGACCCGGAGGGAGCCTACATGGTGGCCCGGAGGCTGGCCCGCGAGCACGGGTACTTCGACCTCGACCAGTACAACAGCCAGGAGAATGTCGAGGCCCACTACCGCCTGACCGGTCCGGAGATCTGGGACGACACCGAAGGCCGGCTGACCCACTTCGTGGCCGGGATCGGAACCGGGGGGACGTTTTCCGGCGTCGCGCGGTTCCTCAAGGAGAAGAATCCGGCGATCAAGGCGATCGCGGTCGACCCGGAGGGTTCGGTGTTCGCCGCCTATATCCGCAGCGGGCGGACCACCACCCCCGCGGCGTACAAAATTGAAGGGATCGGCTCCGACGTGATCACCGAGGCGCTCCATCCGCAATATATCGACGAGGTCATTACCGTTTCCGACCGCGACGCTTTCCAGCGGGCGCGGCTGATCGCGCGGACCGAGGGCATCTCCGGCGGCGGGTCATCGGGCGCGGTGGCGGTCGCAATTGAGCAAGTGGCCCGCAGGGCACGGCCGGAGGATATTATTGTCGGTATTTTCGCTGACGCCGGCATCCGCTACCTCAGCAAGTGCTACAACGACAGTTGGATGCACCAGCACGGCTTCCTGCCGGCGGGGATCCCGGAGAAGACATGA
- a CDS encoding glycosyltransferase, whose product MAAAARLRLQAGDAPGALECVRAVMRLAPHDPDALAVAGEVAAAAGLEAEAEALLQRALAADPMLGSAHRGLCDLWGRVLARLAPDLRRKRDLLRTLHWLSRYAPDCAAAPLLRENLRLREEALAAGRNRWVHADTRILLHLPPPGALRSLIENWAEVLAYGGIPARLLRREDPTEPVFEQFRPDVFITLAEPAAQVGLDRDYIGRYRRAHGLRVGHLTSFRHEYPPCDFLIALGCPADLPRADGAETPLLDMPPAINPLRHYMRPRAEVWDYAFVGDNTPQTVERVKACLLPVLRLYSGVLAGRGWDIGLGELHQAEEAVLFNFARVCPNLPLPGPSWESFAANLRALAIPACGGFALTDNTAFGGAFFAPDETAAADSPGRFVEMFDYFRNHPDQRLPIIRAGMERVYREHTLFHRMDLLLAFLGCRGGSLRRERQPVPPWEESATRPVTWADRLT is encoded by the coding sequence TTGGCGGCGGCTGCGCGCCTCCGGCTGCAGGCCGGCGATGCTCCCGGCGCTCTCGAGTGCGTCCGGGCGGTGATGAGACTCGCGCCGCACGATCCCGACGCCCTCGCGGTGGCCGGCGAGGTCGCGGCGGCGGCGGGGCTGGAAGCGGAGGCGGAAGCGCTGCTGCAGCGGGCGCTGGCCGCCGACCCCATGCTGGGCTCAGCCCACCGCGGCCTCTGCGACCTGTGGGGGCGGGTCCTTGCGCGCCTGGCCCCGGATCTCCGCCGCAAACGCGACCTGCTCCGCACTCTCCATTGGCTGTCGCGCTATGCCCCGGACTGCGCCGCCGCGCCCCTCCTGCGGGAGAATCTCCGGCTGCGGGAGGAAGCTCTCGCGGCCGGTCGCAACCGCTGGGTGCATGCCGACACCCGCATTCTCCTGCATCTGCCGCCGCCCGGCGCGCTGCGCTCCCTCATCGAAAACTGGGCCGAGGTGCTCGCCTACGGCGGGATTCCCGCCCGCCTCCTGCGGCGGGAGGACCCGACCGAACCGGTCTTCGAGCAGTTCCGTCCCGATGTCTTCATCACGCTCGCCGAACCGGCTGCGCAGGTCGGTCTCGACCGCGACTACATTGGGCGATATCGCCGCGCCCACGGGCTTCGCGTCGGGCACCTCACGTCGTTCCGGCACGAATATCCCCCCTGCGATTTCCTGATTGCCCTCGGTTGCCCGGCCGACCTTCCGCGCGCCGACGGAGCCGAGACGCCGCTTCTTGACATGCCGCCGGCGATCAACCCGTTGCGCCACTATATGAGGCCGCGCGCCGAGGTCTGGGACTACGCCTTCGTGGGCGACAATACGCCCCAGACGGTCGAGCGCGTGAAAGCCTGCCTCCTGCCGGTCCTCCGCCTGTATTCGGGAGTTCTGGCCGGGCGGGGCTGGGACATCGGTCTGGGCGAGCTCCACCAGGCGGAGGAGGCGGTTCTGTTCAACTTCGCGCGCGTCTGCCCGAATCTCCCCCTCCCGGGCCCCTCGTGGGAGTCCTTCGCCGCGAACCTGCGCGCCCTCGCGATTCCCGCCTGCGGGGGGTTTGCCCTGACCGACAACACCGCTTTCGGCGGCGCGTTCTTCGCCCCCGACGAGACCGCGGCGGCCGATTCTCCGGGCCGATTTGTGGAAATGTTCGATTACTTCCGGAACCATCCGGACCAACGCCTCCCGATCATCCGCGCCGGCATGGAGCGGGTCTATCGGGAACACACCCTCTTCCACCGGATGGACCTGCTGCTGGCGTTCCTCGGATGCCGCGGCGGATCTTTGCGCCGCGAGCGGCAGCCGGTGCCGCCGTGGGAGGAGTCGGCCACCCGGCCCGTTACCTGGGCCGACCGCCTCACTTAG
- a CDS encoding DUF1573 domain-containing protein, whose translation MTPKGRALISAVAFAAALPLAAWTGTQSPAPGKGLDFPTAVFDFGHIGIDYTVRFRYPVINRSPDTVRVRKVDVHCDCSAAFVADSVLAPGDSTNIHLRFNTRDFYGPQNKSLTITTDREGQSTIDLYYLSIIGQWFNGIKPDPLSVMILPPQKSRKVTIPNRASEWIEVAAVYQLDQHFSVNVVTPKAQKGGAIELEVVPSPELARGTLESNFTVTVTSADSDPTVLTVPVKIVKY comes from the coding sequence ATGACGCCGAAGGGTAGAGCTCTGATATCGGCCGTCGCTTTCGCGGCGGCGCTTCCGTTGGCCGCTTGGACCGGGACCCAGTCGCCGGCTCCCGGCAAGGGGCTGGACTTCCCGACCGCCGTTTTCGACTTCGGGCACATCGGCATCGACTACACCGTCCGTTTCCGCTACCCCGTGATCAACCGCTCGCCGGACACGGTGCGCGTGCGCAAAGTCGATGTGCACTGCGATTGTTCGGCAGCCTTTGTCGCCGACAGCGTTCTGGCGCCCGGCGATTCGACCAACATCCACCTGCGGTTTAATACCCGGGACTTCTATGGTCCCCAGAATAAGAGCCTCACAATCACCACCGACCGGGAAGGACAATCGACTATCGACCTTTACTACCTGTCGATTATTGGGCAATGGTTCAACGGGATCAAGCCGGATCCGCTCTCGGTGATGATACTGCCCCCTCAGAAATCCAGGAAAGTCACGATTCCGAACCGCGCTTCCGAATGGATCGAAGTGGCCGCGGTCTACCAGTTGGACCAGCACTTCTCCGTTAACGTAGTGACGCCGAAAGCCCAGAAGGGGGGCGCAATTGAGCTGGAAGTTGTTCCGTCACCGGAACTTGCCCGCGGAACGCTGGAATCGAATTTTACCGTGACCGTCACTTCGGCCGATAGCGACCCGACAGTCCTGACCGTCCCCGTGAAGATCGTAAAGTACTGA
- a CDS encoding SPOR domain-containing protein: MRSLGILCCLILAAACGLAGCSKDDDIVELEREVMAQQGQTDSHPAAVSDVPVLPAAASAPDSVRPELNAGAIPDEPPDEPLNETPVEAQDVAPETTPDQPLTPVDLPVPPAGDGFVVQLAGCEDPDYAAELVEKFRERGYEPFVSTETVGGETYHRVRLGVYPTYAEARQVQQELSDKYSFDTWIDRIR; encoded by the coding sequence GTGAGATCCCTGGGGATACTTTGCTGCCTGATTCTGGCCGCCGCCTGCGGGCTCGCCGGCTGTTCGAAAGACGATGACATTGTCGAGCTGGAGCGGGAGGTGATGGCGCAACAGGGACAGACCGACTCCCACCCCGCGGCGGTTTCCGACGTCCCCGTGCTGCCGGCGGCGGCCTCAGCCCCCGATTCGGTCCGCCCCGAACTGAACGCCGGCGCGATTCCCGACGAGCCCCCGGACGAGCCTCTCAATGAGACGCCGGTCGAGGCGCAGGATGTCGCACCGGAAACGACCCCGGACCAGCCCCTGACCCCGGTTGACCTCCCGGTCCCGCCTGCCGGCGACGGTTTCGTCGTCCAGCTCGCGGGGTGCGAAGATCCCGATTACGCCGCCGAGCTGGTCGAGAAGTTCCGGGAGCGCGGCTACGAGCCCTTTGTGAGCACCGAGACTGTCGGGGGCGAGACCTACCACCGGGTACGGCTGGGGGTCTATCCGACCTACGCCGAGGCCCGGCAAGTGCAGCAGGAGCTGAGCGACAAGTACTCGTTTGACACCTGGATCGACCGGATCAGGTAA
- a CDS encoding S9 family peptidase — translation MRLLLVLATTAVLGSTLLLSCTAESESDGPVTPPVSVLNQGDYIPDIATFLQIGGCSPTAYSWDGRDVYFTSSMSGASQVYRLTREGWPHQLTTFEDGIDFFALSYSGTMAVVGASVGGSEQSNLYLMDTRTGRVKQLTAGDQVQYGSVAWSRDDREIFFRSNEENKRDFFIYRMDIATGEYRKIFGLPGYNGVADLSQDGSKMIVYQFNSNVDDDLYLLDLASGEHRRITSDTSDVMYDSPTLMPDNKTIWLICNDNPDGLPRLARMTVDGPQVESVTDGWLDPKWAVEGLGFSRDYRFMAAILNEDGYARLKLREAATGKELKSPPLEGIVGGGLFDRQGNCLISFNSPTRAPDVWRWNPQSEKLEQLTFSIYAGIDRELFREPQLVRYKSFDSLEIPAFLYLPPNYKQGQPVPFIVNAHGGPEGQYRPYFERNLQYFLLNGFGLFAPNVRGSDGYGRNYLNMDNYRNRKHSLMDYRAGVEWLIANGYAAPGMIGIRGASYGGYVVLGMVTEFPDLFGAAVDEVGIANFQTFLENTAPYRRALRESEYGPLSDPAFLREISPIHKAHLIKTPLLVVHGENDPRVPVGEARQIIKAVKQSGGVVDSLIFPDEGHGASKRVNIIAEYRKQVEFFTRHLKPAGEARKE, via the coding sequence ATGCGACTTCTGCTCGTACTTGCGACCACGGCGGTGCTCGGCAGCACGCTTCTTCTATCCTGCACGGCCGAATCGGAGTCGGACGGTCCCGTCACACCGCCGGTGTCCGTCCTCAACCAAGGCGACTACATCCCCGATATCGCCACCTTCCTCCAGATCGGGGGCTGCAGCCCGACGGCGTACAGCTGGGACGGCCGCGACGTCTACTTCACGTCCAGCATGTCGGGCGCCAGCCAGGTGTACCGGCTCACCCGGGAAGGCTGGCCGCACCAGCTCACGACGTTTGAAGACGGCATCGACTTCTTCGCCCTGTCATACTCCGGGACGATGGCGGTGGTGGGGGCCTCGGTCGGAGGCTCGGAGCAGTCGAACCTCTACCTGATGGACACCCGGACGGGGCGCGTCAAGCAGTTGACCGCCGGCGACCAGGTGCAGTACGGCTCGGTGGCCTGGTCGCGCGACGACCGGGAGATCTTCTTCCGCTCCAACGAGGAAAACAAGCGGGACTTCTTCATCTACCGCATGGACATCGCCACGGGCGAGTACCGGAAGATTTTCGGTCTGCCGGGGTACAACGGGGTGGCCGACCTCTCGCAGGACGGATCGAAGATGATCGTCTACCAGTTCAATTCCAACGTGGATGACGACCTCTACCTGCTCGATCTGGCATCCGGCGAGCACCGCCGGATTACCTCCGACACCAGCGACGTAATGTATGATTCCCCCACCCTGATGCCGGACAACAAGACGATCTGGCTCATCTGCAACGACAACCCCGACGGTCTGCCGCGGCTGGCCCGGATGACGGTCGATGGCCCGCAGGTGGAGTCTGTCACGGACGGCTGGCTGGATCCGAAGTGGGCGGTCGAAGGACTGGGCTTCTCGCGCGACTACCGGTTCATGGCGGCGATCCTGAATGAAGACGGGTACGCGCGGCTGAAGCTGCGCGAGGCGGCTACCGGCAAGGAGCTGAAAAGCCCGCCGCTGGAGGGGATCGTTGGGGGCGGGCTGTTCGACCGCCAGGGCAACTGCTTGATCTCGTTCAATTCGCCGACCCGGGCCCCCGACGTGTGGCGCTGGAACCCGCAGTCGGAGAAGCTCGAGCAGCTGACGTTCTCGATCTACGCGGGCATCGACCGCGAGTTGTTTCGCGAGCCGCAACTGGTGCGCTACAAGAGTTTTGACAGCCTCGAGATCCCGGCCTTCCTCTATCTGCCGCCCAACTACAAGCAGGGTCAGCCGGTCCCGTTCATCGTGAACGCCCACGGCGGCCCGGAGGGGCAGTACCGGCCCTACTTCGAGCGCAACCTCCAGTACTTCCTCCTGAACGGATTCGGGTTGTTCGCGCCGAACGTGCGCGGTTCGGATGGTTACGGGCGCAATTACCTCAACATGGACAATTACCGGAACCGCAAACACTCGCTCATGGACTACCGCGCGGGCGTGGAGTGGCTGATCGCCAACGGCTACGCCGCGCCGGGAATGATCGGCATCCGCGGCGCCTCCTACGGCGGGTATGTCGTGCTCGGCATGGTGACCGAATTCCCGGACCTGTTCGGCGCGGCGGTCGATGAAGTCGGTATCGCCAATTTCCAGACCTTCCTGGAGAACACCGCCCCCTACCGCCGGGCGCTGCGGGAATCGGAGTACGGACCGTTGAGCGATCCGGCGTTTCTGCGGGAGATCTCCCCCATTCACAAAGCGCACCTCATCAAGACACCCCTTCTGGTCGTGCACGGGGAGAACGACCCCCGCGTGCCGGTGGGGGAAGCGCGGCAGATCATCAAAGCCGTGAAGCAGTCGGGCGGAGTGGTGGACTCGCTCATCTTCCCGGACGAGGGCCACGGCGCAAGCAAGCGGGTCAATATCATCGCCGAGTACCGCAAGCAGGTGGAGTTTTTCACCCGGCACCTGAAACCGGCCGGGGAGGCGCGCAAGGAGTAA
- a CDS encoding 4Fe-4S binding protein: MAMKITDDCTACGLCLPECPTQSISEGDIYVIDPGSCNECADQKDGPQCAAICPVEDCIVKA, translated from the coding sequence GTGGCTATGAAAATCACCGATGACTGCACCGCCTGCGGGCTGTGCCTGCCGGAATGCCCCACCCAGTCCATTTCGGAAGGAGATATCTACGTCATCGATCCCGGCTCCTGCAACGAATGCGCAGATCAGAAAGACGGTCCGCAGTGCGCGGCCATCTGTCCGGTCGAGGACTGCATTGTGAAGGCGTAG